In Sparus aurata chromosome 2, fSpaAur1.1, whole genome shotgun sequence, a single genomic region encodes these proteins:
- the LOC115566929 gene encoding von Willebrand factor A domain-containing protein 5A-like: MKKKLSGGPAKMSVPPPQLRCSSIETDSQSCSPKQPPRDPLLQLVSLQKASGCWELDPALAAALGKTSEEVENTKPASVNQEVWATLLALIWLHGFKMDAQEEWELLAMKAASWLRAQNAPCVTECVKAGNALLGCNVQKVALGL, translated from the exons atgaagaagaagctcTCGGGGGGACCAGCTAAGATGTCTGTCCCACCTCCTCAGCTAAGGTGTTCGTCAATAGAAACTGATTCTC AAAGCTGCTCACCCAAACAGCCTCCCAGAGACCCTTTGCTGCAGCTGGTCTCCCTCCAGAAGGCGTCTGGCTGCTGGGAGTTGGATCCAGCTCTGGCTGCTGCACTGGGAAAGACCAgcgaggaggtggagaacaCAAAGCCTGCATCG GTGAACCAGGAAGTGTGGGCCACCCTTCTGGCTCTGATCTGGCTTCATGGCTTCAAGATGGATGCTCAGGAAGAGTGGGAGCTTCTGGCTATGAAGGCTGCTTCATGGCTCCGTGCTCAGAATG caccatgtgtgacagagtgtgtgAAAGCAGGAAATGCTCTGTTGGGTTGCAACGTGCAGAAAGTCGCCCTGGGGCTCTGA